The Alphaproteobacteria bacterium DNA segment CTACTGGGCAAAATCGCCGAGAATGTTCACCTGACCAGAAAAACGCTGGCGGATATTCTGGGCGGCATAGAAAAGGTTGTTTTTGACCAGTTCAAACAGAACCCCGAACATTTTATCGCCGAAGCCTCGCGTCTGATCAACGAGCAAAAGGCGACGATCATCATCGAGAAGCTCGCCTATGACGAGGTGGCGGGAACCTATGACGCCAGCATCTTTACGGCAGGGCAAAGCCGTCAGGACTTCACCAAGGCCAGCGAAAAGCTCAAGAAGCACATCTACGACTACGTCATCACAGATTCCAAAAACGAACGCACCTTTGTGCGCGAATTGGATACCAGTGCCGAGGTCGTCGTCTATGCCAAACTCCCGCGCGGCTTCCTGATCCCCACGCCCGTGGGTGACTATAACCCCGACTGGGCCATTTCCTTTACTGAGGGCAAGGTCAAATACATCTACTTCGTCGCCGAGACGAAGGGCAGCATGTCGTCCATGGAGTTGCGTGAGATTGAAAAAAGAAAGATCGAATGCGCCCGCAAATTCTTCGACAAGATCAACGTGAAGATTGAGAAGGAAAAGGTTAAGTACGACGTGGTCGACAGCTTCAGCAAGCTGATGGACGTGGTTGGAATCAAGGTGAAGTCTTAACCTTTCTAGAAAAATAAGGAGGGAAGTTCTTCAACGGCCATCCTGCCTATGCGACCTGTAACTCAGAATCCGGTGCGCGTCTGGGCGTGCAGGATCGGTTGGTTCGCAGCAAATACTGCCGCATGGGTGTATGGTGCTGCCAATGCCCGACAATATCAAAGCCGATGCGGGCCGCGCGCAATGCGAACACTCCAAGTTGACAGCTTCTCTTCAGGCCCTACACTGCACGAGTGGATCTCACCTCCGCTCTGGATTCTGCCATGCACACATCCGATCCCATCGATGATCTTGCTCTGCATTTGGGAGCGGCGGTCGATCTGCCGGGCATTCCACGCTCGACGGTGGTGGGGGTAGACAGTTACCGTCTGCAGAACTTCGCTGACCAGATATTGGAGTGGAAGAGCTTCACATTGACGTCCGACGCGAACGGAGATTTCGCCCGTTGGTGGATAACCGATCTCGCCCCCGATGGCCTGCGGGCATGGATTGACCTGGGGGCAAGGCCGATACCGCCAGATACATCCTTGGTGGAGGAGCGCAGCGGCATCGCCACCATCGCCTTCGAAGGCAATTCCGGTCCCTCCACTCCAAGCGCGGCGTTGGTGGTGTTGCAAGGGAAGGATGGGCAGTTCTATGGGCTGGAAAAATTCAGCGACGGCGTCACGATGCGCTTCTGGTCATGCGCACTCGGGCTATTGCCGACATGCGCCGGTTCTCAAAAGCCCTGAACCGAACAAATCAGCCCTCTGTCCCGCTGCGGCTTTCTTCGCTGATTCTCATGGTGTCTGTCGGCTCTGGTGGCACGGTCGCGCGATCCCAAACAAAATTAAACAGACGCCTGTAGCTTTCGGCGTAATGAGGATTGTCGATGACGATGATCTTGTCGGCTGGCTTGCGGGTAACCATCGCCAGCTTGGAACCGTAGAGCTTGATCGGGAAAGGATTAAAGTATTTGGGCTTGATCCAGCGGTGCCAAAACCAGGGGGCTATGAAATGGTCGTCGCCTTCTTTGAGGAGCACCCGCTCACGAATTCCCGCCTTGATGAGACGGCGAATATGCGTTCGAACGACATCAATCTCGGCCAGACTGAGTTGAGCGCCGTCCTCGACTCCAGCAATCAGAACCTCGCCTCCCTGATCACGCAAGGTCCGGTAGATATCCTCGGCCAGCTGCGCTTGCGCATCAGGTCCTTGCCAAACATGCAAGGTCGCGTCCCGTATCCGAACACCGTTGCCGGAAGTGAACTCAATCCCGGCCTTTTCCAGCGCAGCCTGAAGATCGGTGATTGTTTTTAGGCGCGGCGATGTGAGGCTGGTTTCAATATTTTTGATTGCAGCTTTGGAGACACTGGCGACCTTGGAGAGATCGTCCTGACTCCACTCCAGCAAGGCGCGTGCGGCGCGGATCTGCTTTGCTGTGATCATCGTCGTTTTATGCCGTTCCAGCTGCTTGATTGCAAAAACATTCAATTGCCTCGCCGAGAGCGGAGCAAAGGACGACCGCCATCCGCATCACGAACCGTGGCGGGCAGGTTTATGTGAGACAGCGGATGATACCGGATGTCGATGGAGCACAAAGGATAACTATGGGCGGGCTTAAATTTACGTTTGAACCAATCCAACCCGGAGGTTTCCGAGCCTCCGAGATTAAGCAATCCCACGCCTTGTCGGGCAAGAGTCGCGCACATTTTGTTGTATTGATAATCAGATAACCCAGATATCGCTGGATTATGAAGTGTTGCCAGGCCCGTTGCCATGCCCCGGCTGTTTTTCGGAGGGTCCCAAACACAGAAAGCTTCGACCTTGCCGTCAATAAGAACGGCCTGTCCTTGCAGACCCAAGCTTTGGTCAAAGACCATAGTCGCCAATTTTTGATATGGATCGATCAACTCTTCGATCCTGTGCGGATCGCGCATATACGCCCAGCGCCTGGCCAGATGTATCAGCATGTCGGGATGGCCGATATTCTGCAAACCAACCACTTCAGGCTTGAGTGAGGCCAATCGATTGACGTTATTGCGCACCCCTTTAAGGCAACTTCGCTTTGCTTCAGCCACAAGGCGCGTGTCAATGACATGGGCCGGATAAAGCCAATCCAGAATATCTTCGGGCTGTAGACTGGCTTTGCCTTTCCACACTGGGAGCGCATCGCTGAGAAAGCGTATAGCGTCGGGCGCGTTCTGAGGCTTGATCCGCGCGAGCTGCGCTCCCGCTGGAGGAGGAGGCATCTCTTGCACCAAAGACTCAATCAGATTGGGTTGCTGATTCCCCAGTTGCGGGAAGATAAGAATCCGCCCGCGCAAGTTAGGATGCCAGCTTACCAAAACCAACGATTCCACTCCTCCATATCCCCATAATCCATCTCTCCCGGTAAAAAGGTAATAAGCAAGCGATGTAAGATAACTGTCTTCTTCATCCTTGGCAGACTCCAGAATCTCCTTTACGTACCGGATATCTGGTGAAAAGCGATTAACACGAAAGACATTGGGGAGATTCTCGAATTCCTCCTCCCATGACAAAAGCGATGCGTCATGAGTTTTATTTTTCTTAGAACGACTGATCATGGGGATAGTGTTGTTCATCGGATTCAAACCTCGGATGGAGGTCTTGGAGTTTCAGCGTGATCCCACACAAAATTAAATAAGCAGCGATAGCTTTCTGCTAATGCCTCATTTTGAATAATGATGGCTTTATCAGGCGTCTCCCAGCCAATCATCGCAACCTTATCGGCATAGATCAGAAAGCCAAAAGGATTGAAATATTGATCCGATATATGTCGGTATTTTGTGATTGGAGAGTCAAGTTGACTTGCCCCTTCGCAGATCAAAATGCGCTCACTGATATTTGCCTGCGCAAGACGCTCTAAATGGTCTTTGACAAATGATTCGTCAATTTCAGCGCCAGCCTTATCTTCATCAACACCTGTGATAAGAACATCGCCCCCTTGATCGCGCATTGTCTGATATACGTCATCCAACAATTTTTGACCGGCATCTTTCCCTTCAATTATCATTAGGTTTTCATCACGCAGACGAACGCCTGGGCCCGCCAAGAATTCAATTCCCGCGCGACAGAAAGTATCTTCAAGAGCGGCCAGTATGTCGGAGCGCGGCGTTGCCTTGCCGCCCTCAATGTTTTTGAGAGAATGGCGGCTGACGCCTGATAAGCCGCTAAGCACGGCGACATCCCAGCCGAGCAGCCCCCGAGCAGCGCGAATCTGACGAGCTTCGATCATGGTTAAATTCATAATGAAGATAAACTAAAACATCAATATATGATTTGCATCACCATAAAGAATACTAACAAGCCCATAGGGCTTCTTTATGCATTTTTTTAACGGTTTATTAACTTCCATCTGCCATTCTGCATACACGCCAAAGCATCCGGATTGCGCTTACAGGCACAGCGGAAACGCCTTTGGACACGAAAAACAGGAAGAGGGTCATCCGATGCGCACAGCTCAAACGATTAGAAATTCCCTGCAAGCGTGGTCTTTTGAGGACTACGGCAACGGATTTCACCGACCGAAAGTTGACTGCAATAAGCGGTCTTCTTTTGTTTCGGACAGCGGTGACGCATTGCTCCGTTTCTACCCGATTCTGGCCGAAGGGCTGGGCAGCGCGATGGCTGCGCGGTTGCATGTGACCATAGGCGAGCACGATGCCAAACCGGCATCGATCACTGGCTTGCTCACCTTCCTGGAATCTCTGGCAGAGAGGGCGCGGCGCGAATGGTGGCTGCGGATCGACAACAGCTATGTCAACCGCGAGATGGGGCCGGCGCGCGAGGATTACATCCAAATTCTGAAGCGGCGTTTCGACGATGCCGACGCGCTGTTCCAATCCGTTCTGTC contains these protein-coding regions:
- a CDS encoding helix-turn-helix domain-containing protein, yielding MITAKQIRAARALLEWSQDDLSKVASVSKAAIKNIETSLTSPRLKTITDLQAALEKAGIEFTSGNGVRIRDATLHVWQGPDAQAQLAEDIYRTLRDQGGEVLIAGVEDGAQLSLAEIDVVRTHIRRLIKAGIRERVLLKEGDDHFIAPWFWHRWIKPKYFNPFPIKLYGSKLAMVTRKPADKIIVIDNPHYAESYRRLFNFVWDRATVPPEPTDTMRISEESRSGTEG